A genomic segment from Leptolyngbya boryana PCC 6306 encodes:
- a CDS encoding tetratricopeptide repeat protein, translated as MQVSKQSALPLLLTLAAAALTTGCDDARDAVRASTPELSADLSLGDPAYYVNLGHELQSSRKYEEAIAVYRKAIVLDMENSEAYNGLGQALIEQRRIAEAIAAYRRSIEINPQNASAYAGLGNALADRRRNEEAIAAYRRSIEANPKQMMAYAGLGNVLAEQKKIPEAIAQYEQALKAPEQTEKAQAIAYVGLARALQTQNRTEEAINLYRKAAQVAPDYAWAHIFLGHALANQNQFDAAITAYREVLSQPSERKGNLGNTHAIALNGLGSALQRQGKLKEAIAEYEKAVDTDLNYEAAQNNLNRAKQRLAQEVSKTTSARS; from the coding sequence ATGCAAGTTTCTAAGCAATCGGCTCTCCCCCTCCTTTTGACTCTAGCAGCAGCAGCACTCACCACCGGATGCGATGATGCTCGCGATGCGGTTCGTGCTTCTACTCCAGAACTTTCAGCAGATCTCTCGCTTGGTGATCCTGCTTATTACGTCAATTTAGGACACGAACTGCAATCGAGTCGCAAATACGAAGAAGCGATCGCGGTCTATCGCAAAGCGATCGTGCTCGACATGGAAAACTCTGAAGCCTATAACGGTCTGGGACAAGCACTGATCGAACAACGTCGAATTGCAGAGGCGATCGCCGCCTATCGCCGCTCGATTGAAATTAATCCACAAAATGCCTCTGCCTATGCCGGATTGGGCAATGCTCTAGCCGATCGCAGACGCAACGAGGAAGCAATCGCAGCTTATCGCCGCTCGATCGAGGCGAATCCGAAGCAGATGATGGCTTATGCAGGATTGGGAAATGTGCTGGCAGAACAGAAGAAAATCCCAGAAGCGATCGCGCAGTACGAACAAGCCTTAAAAGCACCCGAGCAAACCGAGAAAGCGCAAGCGATCGCGTATGTCGGATTGGCACGAGCCTTGCAGACTCAAAATCGCACAGAAGAAGCGATTAATCTCTATCGCAAAGCGGCTCAAGTTGCGCCGGACTATGCTTGGGCACATATTTTCCTCGGTCATGCTTTAGCCAATCAGAATCAGTTCGATGCCGCGATCACAGCTTACCGAGAAGTGCTGAGCCAACCGAGTGAGCGCAAAGGCAATCTCGGCAATACCCATGCCATTGCACTGAATGGATTGGGTTCTGCTTTACAGCGACAAGGAAAACTCAAAGAAGCGATCGCGGAGTATGAAAAAGCAGTCGATACAGATCTCAACTACGAAGCCGCACAGAACAATTTGAACCGCGCCAAACAGCGCCTCGCTCAAGAAGTTTCCAAAACAACTTCGGCTCGGAGTTAA
- a CDS encoding homocysteine biosynthesis protein: protein MRTLAEINEKIQRGSAIVRTAEEVKAQVAEIGVAATAKLVDVVTTGTFEPMESSGAVLNLGQTDPPIKIRQCWVDGVPAYAGFGAVDLYLGASQVVEYPGGSEPLDHDDRESPDARQRQRGGGHVIEDLIAGRSVTLRALGQVTDCYPRSSFETSITRDTINQFYLFNPRNLYQNFIVGVNGGDRPLFTYLGALQPQLGNAVFSNPGAISPLLNDPDLQLIGIGSRIFLGGGIGYVAWEGTQHFPLQKRLPNRTPIGPASTLALIGDAKQMDARWVRGCYFRGYGASLMLGVGIPLPVLSEEVIAHCAVQDQDLVAPIVDFSIPRRVRPTFGLVNYAQLKSGKLTIDGKVVRVAPLASLYLSRQVAVELKHWIEAGTFTLTEAVAAIPNDRAFIPQDMRGM from the coding sequence ATGCGAACTCTGGCTGAAATCAACGAGAAAATTCAACGCGGAAGTGCGATCGTACGAACTGCCGAAGAGGTGAAAGCTCAAGTAGCAGAAATCGGAGTCGCTGCAACCGCAAAGCTCGTTGATGTCGTGACGACAGGCACGTTCGAGCCAATGGAGTCTTCGGGGGCAGTGTTGAACTTAGGACAAACTGATCCCCCGATCAAAATTCGCCAGTGCTGGGTCGATGGAGTGCCCGCTTATGCAGGATTTGGCGCAGTCGATTTGTATCTAGGCGCGTCGCAGGTTGTAGAGTATCCGGGCGGATCAGAGCCGTTAGATCATGACGATCGAGAATCCCCAGATGCCAGACAGCGACAGCGCGGTGGAGGGCATGTGATCGAGGATCTGATTGCCGGACGATCGGTAACGTTGCGAGCACTCGGACAGGTGACTGACTGCTATCCGCGATCGTCTTTTGAAACCAGCATTACGCGGGACACGATTAATCAATTCTATTTATTCAATCCTCGGAATCTGTACCAGAACTTTATCGTGGGCGTGAATGGGGGCGATCGCCCTTTATTTACATATCTAGGCGCGCTACAGCCCCAATTGGGCAATGCTGTTTTCTCAAATCCGGGTGCAATTTCGCCGCTGTTGAACGATCCAGATTTGCAATTGATTGGCATTGGGTCACGGATTTTTTTAGGTGGGGGAATCGGCTATGTCGCTTGGGAAGGAACACAGCATTTTCCACTTCAAAAGCGCTTGCCCAATCGGACACCCATTGGACCCGCTTCGACACTTGCATTAATTGGTGATGCAAAACAGATGGATGCGCGCTGGGTGCGAGGCTGCTATTTCCGCGGCTATGGAGCTTCTTTGATGCTTGGGGTGGGAATTCCGTTGCCTGTGCTGAGCGAAGAGGTGATTGCCCATTGTGCGGTGCAAGATCAAGATTTGGTTGCTCCGATCGTTGATTTTTCGATTCCGCGCCGAGTCCGTCCCACCTTTGGACTGGTGAACTATGCCCAGTTAAAGTCTGGGAAATTAACGATCGATGGCAAAGTCGTGCGAGTCGCACCGCTGGCAAGCCTTTATCTGTCGCGCCAAGTTGCAGTCGAGCTAAAACACTGGATTGAGGCAGGCACGTTCACATTAACTGAAGCTGTTGCCGCCATTCCCAACGATCGCGCATTTATTCCCCAAGATATGCGAGGGATGTAA
- a CDS encoding S-(hydroxymethyl)glutathione dehydrogenase/class III alcohol dehydrogenase — protein sequence MDTKAAVAYKAGEPLKIETVQLEAPKAGEVLVEIKATGVCHTDAYTLSGADPEGLFPAILGHEGAGIVVEVGADVKSVKPGDHVIPLYTPECRNCEYCLSGKTNLCQAIRSTQGKGVMPDGTSRFSIGGEPILHYMGTSTFSNYTVLPEIAVAKIREDAPFEKVCLIGCGVTTGIGAVINTAKVEPGANVVVFGLGGIGLNVIQAARMVGANMIVGVDLNPSKRALAEKLGMTHFVNPSEVEGDIVPYLVDLTKGGADYSFECIGNPKVMRQALECCHKGWGVSVIIGVAGAGQEISTRPFQLVTGRVWKGTAFGGAKGRTDVPKIVDWYMDGKINIDDLVSKILPIDDINQAFDLMHRGEVIRSVVTF from the coding sequence ATGGATACGAAAGCCGCAGTTGCCTACAAAGCCGGAGAGCCTCTCAAGATCGAAACGGTGCAGTTAGAAGCCCCAAAAGCGGGAGAAGTTTTAGTCGAAATCAAAGCGACTGGGGTCTGTCATACCGATGCCTATACGCTGTCTGGCGCTGATCCTGAAGGCTTGTTTCCAGCCATTTTGGGACATGAAGGCGCAGGCATTGTGGTGGAAGTGGGAGCCGACGTCAAGAGTGTTAAGCCTGGAGATCATGTGATTCCGCTTTACACGCCAGAATGTCGAAATTGTGAGTACTGTCTCAGCGGCAAGACAAATCTTTGTCAAGCGATTCGATCGACGCAAGGAAAAGGAGTGATGCCCGATGGCACCAGCCGATTCTCGATCGGGGGAGAGCCGATTCTGCATTACATGGGCACTTCGACCTTCTCAAATTACACCGTTCTGCCAGAAATTGCCGTTGCTAAAATTCGCGAAGATGCTCCGTTCGAGAAAGTCTGCTTAATCGGCTGCGGTGTGACCACTGGAATTGGAGCCGTGATCAATACTGCCAAAGTCGAACCCGGTGCAAATGTGGTGGTTTTTGGCTTAGGTGGGATTGGGCTGAATGTGATTCAAGCAGCTCGTATGGTCGGTGCAAACATGATTGTGGGAGTCGATCTCAATCCGAGCAAGCGGGCTTTAGCCGAGAAATTAGGCATGACTCACTTCGTCAATCCCAGCGAAGTAGAAGGCGATATCGTTCCGTATTTAGTAGACCTGACGAAAGGTGGAGCAGACTACTCCTTCGAGTGTATTGGCAATCCCAAAGTCATGCGACAAGCGTTGGAATGCTGCCATAAAGGTTGGGGAGTCAGTGTGATTATTGGAGTCGCTGGTGCAGGGCAAGAAATTAGTACTCGCCCCTTTCAACTCGTTACTGGGCGGGTTTGGAAAGGCACAGCATTTGGTGGGGCAAAAGGTCGCACGGATGTGCCGAAGATTGTCGATTGGTATATGGATGGCAAAATCAACATTGATGATTTGGTGTCGAAAATTTTACCGATCGACGATATCAATCAAGCCTTTGATCTGATGCATCGAGGCGAAGTCATTCGCTCAGTCGTAACGTTCTAA
- the fghA gene encoding S-formylglutathione hydrolase: MDLVSQTKCFGGSIEVYSHASIACQSPMKFSIYLPPQAKARSLPVLYFLSGLTCTEENFMAKAGAQQFAAKYGLILVAPDTSPRNTGIAGEDEDWDFGTGAGFYVDATAEPWSQHYRMYSYIVDELPELIGENFPVLRDRQSITGHSMGGHGALICALQNPDRYRSVSAFAPICAPIQCQWGQKAFSNYLGANQNDWRSYDASELVRVGQFPGSILIDQGSEDKFLANQLLPTVFQQACADVGQSLNLRIQPGYDHSYYFIASFIEDHIRFHAEML, encoded by the coding sequence ATGGATTTAGTTAGTCAAACCAAATGCTTCGGAGGCTCGATCGAGGTTTATTCTCATGCCTCGATCGCTTGTCAGTCTCCGATGAAATTCTCGATCTATTTGCCGCCCCAAGCAAAAGCGCGATCGCTGCCAGTGTTGTACTTTCTCTCTGGCTTAACCTGCACCGAAGAGAATTTCATGGCAAAAGCAGGCGCACAACAGTTTGCCGCAAAGTATGGGCTGATCTTAGTCGCGCCAGATACTAGCCCCCGCAACACCGGAATTGCGGGGGAAGATGAGGATTGGGACTTTGGAACTGGCGCAGGATTCTATGTCGATGCAACGGCTGAACCTTGGAGCCAGCACTATCGCATGTATAGCTATATCGTCGATGAACTCCCAGAGTTAATTGGTGAAAACTTTCCAGTCTTACGCGATCGACAAAGCATCACCGGACATTCAATGGGCGGACATGGTGCATTAATCTGCGCCTTGCAAAATCCCGATCGCTATCGATCGGTTTCTGCCTTTGCGCCGATTTGTGCCCCGATACAATGTCAGTGGGGACAGAAAGCATTCTCAAATTACTTAGGAGCAAATCAGAACGACTGGCGATCGTATGATGCGAGTGAGCTAGTTCGAGTCGGACAATTTCCCGGATCGATTCTCATCGACCAAGGCAGCGAAGACAAATTCCTCGCGAATCAGCTTTTGCCAACCGTATTTCAGCAAGCCTGTGCAGACGTTGGACAATCATTAAATCTGAGAATTCAACCCGGCTACGATCATAGCTACTATTTCATTGCTTCCTTCATTGAAGATCACATTCGCTTTCATGCAGAAATGCTTTGA
- a CDS encoding GAF domain-containing protein codes for MTSDEFQTNVSSPNTELFGRVTHWIRRSKSLSELLAAIAQEISAVLSCDRVKIYQFNPDETGTVVAEWICEQRLPSLLGLTFPANDIPPGARELFARTGARSIVNVAERRIGQTGIDSTAPDEIRYRPLNACHAEYLMAMGIQSSLVVPILQEGKLWGLFVIHHAEARSFSDAQVSALQMVVDLLTVAIAQYHLIEQARAKADRESTLRRISCLLHSLLTIELQAALETAVSAFAGSGGRLWVNATSLAVEHSPRNLKLPSACVRLFQCGSQPMAPRDERIETAEFVLLEEDSAWQDKFQSEQDAVWAIADLYQEPALQKFYPAFRSLKIRGVLILPLWYRRELLGYLTIFRDEIETEILWAGQISSDERQLYPRQSFKAWCESRRGQIQPWTAGDLELGCAIAHQFSSAIQQYETHQHVQKLNASLEIQVQERTARLQKATEQQHVLFSVVTNMRKSLQVEQICATATEELRRSLNVDRVCVYQFDLDRQYNTGQVIAENMVSGLSSVLGTRIEDYCFGERFATQYRHGRVSSISDVEALVIEPCYLAILERLAIRAHLIAPILRGDELWGLLCVHQCDRPRNWTEHEIQFVKQVAIQLTIGLEQAELLLQTQHQAQQIEATLHSLKHTQAQLIQTEKMSSLGRLVAGVAHEINNPVSFIHGNLNYLNHYVIDMLRLLDAYRAAYPEPRSEVIDLIESIDFEFVRQDLPKILASMQVGTERIREIVLSLRNFSRLDQAKMKPVDIHEGIESTLLILQHRLKPNGGDCSIEVIREYAELPPVECYAGQLNQVFMNLLSNAIDALETVENPTIRIRTKQVHDDRVLISIADNGCGISAQTQLRIFDPFFTTKPIGKGTGMGLAISHEVVVRDHQGSLNCHSEPGQGTEFWIEIPIRQSISA; via the coding sequence ATGACGAGCGATGAGTTTCAGACGAATGTTTCATCTCCGAATACAGAACTATTTGGGCGAGTGACACACTGGATTCGGAGGTCGAAAAGTTTATCTGAACTTTTAGCTGCGATCGCTCAGGAAATCAGTGCCGTTTTAAGTTGTGATCGGGTAAAAATCTACCAGTTTAATCCTGATGAAACGGGAACCGTAGTCGCAGAGTGGATTTGCGAACAACGCCTCCCTTCGCTGCTAGGGTTAACATTTCCTGCGAATGATATTCCCCCTGGAGCACGCGAACTGTTTGCAAGAACCGGAGCGCGATCGATTGTCAATGTGGCTGAACGTCGCATTGGACAAACGGGAATTGATTCTACTGCACCCGATGAAATCCGCTATCGTCCGCTGAACGCCTGTCATGCTGAATATCTGATGGCAATGGGAATTCAGTCTTCGCTGGTCGTCCCAATTTTGCAAGAAGGCAAGCTTTGGGGATTGTTTGTCATTCACCATGCTGAAGCGAGATCGTTTTCAGACGCACAAGTGAGTGCGCTGCAGATGGTCGTTGATTTGCTGACTGTAGCGATTGCTCAGTATCATTTGATCGAACAAGCGCGTGCTAAAGCCGATCGCGAATCGACGCTACGTCGCATTAGTTGCTTACTGCATTCGCTTTTGACGATTGAACTTCAAGCTGCTTTAGAAACAGCAGTTTCAGCCTTCGCAGGGTCAGGGGGACGACTGTGGGTGAATGCCACATCATTGGCAGTCGAACATTCTCCTCGCAATCTAAAACTGCCGAGTGCTTGTGTCAGATTGTTTCAATGTGGGAGCCAGCCAATGGCTCCTAGAGATGAGCGTATCGAAACGGCTGAATTTGTGCTGCTCGAAGAAGACAGTGCTTGGCAAGATAAGTTTCAGTCTGAGCAAGATGCAGTTTGGGCGATCGCGGATTTATATCAAGAGCCAGCATTGCAAAAGTTCTACCCTGCATTCCGATCGCTCAAAATCCGAGGGGTACTGATTTTGCCCTTGTGGTATCGCCGAGAATTGCTTGGCTATCTCACTATCTTTCGAGATGAAATTGAAACTGAGATTCTTTGGGCGGGGCAAATTAGCTCCGACGAGCGGCAGCTTTATCCGCGTCAGTCTTTTAAGGCGTGGTGTGAATCTCGACGGGGACAAATTCAGCCCTGGACAGCAGGAGATTTAGAGCTAGGTTGCGCGATCGCTCATCAGTTTTCAAGCGCGATTCAACAATATGAAACGCATCAACATGTGCAAAAGCTGAATGCCAGTTTAGAGATTCAAGTTCAAGAGCGTACGGCTCGATTGCAGAAAGCAACTGAGCAGCAGCATGTTCTGTTCAGTGTGGTGACGAATATGCGGAAATCGCTGCAAGTTGAGCAGATTTGTGCGACCGCAACCGAAGAGCTTCGGAGATCGTTGAATGTCGATCGAGTCTGCGTTTATCAATTTGATTTAGATCGTCAATACAATACAGGGCAGGTGATTGCTGAAAATATGGTTTCAGGACTTTCCTCTGTTTTGGGCACGCGTATCGAAGATTATTGCTTTGGAGAACGGTTTGCAACCCAATATCGGCATGGTCGGGTGAGTTCGATCTCAGATGTGGAAGCACTCGTAATCGAACCTTGTTATTTAGCAATTTTAGAGCGCCTTGCGATTCGTGCCCATTTGATTGCGCCCATCTTACGAGGAGATGAACTGTGGGGATTATTGTGTGTGCATCAATGCGATCGTCCGCGCAATTGGACAGAGCATGAGATTCAATTTGTGAAACAAGTTGCGATTCAGTTGACGATCGGACTTGAGCAAGCCGAATTGCTCTTGCAAACTCAGCATCAAGCTCAGCAGATCGAGGCAACGCTGCATTCTTTGAAGCATACTCAAGCGCAGTTGATTCAAACTGAAAAGATGTCGAGCTTAGGGCGATTAGTCGCTGGAGTCGCCCATGAGATTAACAATCCGGTCAGCTTTATTCATGGCAATCTCAACTATTTGAATCATTATGTGATCGATATGCTGAGGCTGCTTGACGCTTATCGCGCAGCTTATCCTGAACCTCGATCAGAAGTGATTGATCTGATCGAATCGATTGATTTTGAGTTTGTTCGCCAAGACTTACCTAAAATACTGGCTTCAATGCAAGTCGGAACAGAACGAATTCGCGAAATCGTGCTCTCTCTCCGCAATTTCTCACGGCTTGACCAAGCTAAAATGAAGCCAGTTGATATCCATGAAGGAATCGAAAGTACACTGCTGATTTTGCAGCATCGCTTGAAACCAAACGGGGGAGATTGCAGCATCGAGGTGATTAGGGAATATGCGGAATTGCCCCCAGTTGAATGCTATGCAGGGCAGTTGAATCAGGTGTTTATGAATCTGCTAAGTAATGCGATCGATGCGCTTGAAACGGTCGAGAATCCCACAATTCGTATCCGCACAAAACAAGTTCATGACGATCGCGTGCTCATTTCGATCGCAGATAATGGATGCGGAATTTCAGCCCAAACTCAGCTGCGTATCTTTGATCCGTTTTTTACAACGAAACCGATCGGAAAAGGAACAGGCATGGGATTAGCGATCAGTCATGAAGTGGTCGTGCGAGACCATCAGGGCAGTCTAAACTGTCATTCTGAACCGGGGCAGGGAACTGAATTTTGGATTGAAATTCCGATCCGTCAAAGCATTTCTGCATGA
- a CDS encoding DUF4168 domain-containing protein, translated as MIQRLLLSGCVLVIGGLCQMPVQAQTPTSKPAPTSQPANQTVTPAETRQFANAVKQVLAISREAEKQATQAIQSEGLTEQRFDEIFRSQNNPQQKPSKPVETGERQKYDRVIAKLTQISKDNDSKVETAVKKEGLEIPRFNQIFQIVRSNPQLRQQVQDMIRQ; from the coding sequence ATGATTCAGCGACTTCTCTTGAGTGGATGTGTCTTGGTGATAGGTGGACTGTGTCAGATGCCTGTCCAAGCTCAAACTCCAACCAGCAAACCTGCTCCAACAAGCCAGCCTGCGAATCAGACGGTGACTCCTGCCGAAACTCGCCAATTTGCAAATGCAGTCAAACAGGTCTTAGCGATCAGCCGTGAAGCAGAAAAACAGGCAACTCAGGCAATTCAATCGGAAGGATTAACCGAGCAACGGTTTGATGAGATCTTCCGTTCTCAAAACAATCCGCAGCAAAAGCCATCTAAACCCGTGGAAACAGGGGAGCGGCAAAAGTACGATCGTGTGATTGCAAAATTGACCCAAATCAGCAAGGACAATGATTCTAAGGTAGAAACTGCGGTGAAAAAAGAAGGGCTAGAAATCCCCCGATTCAATCAAATTTTCCAGATTGTCCGATCGAATCCCCAATTGCGCCAGCAGGTTCAAGACATGATTCGCCAATAG
- a CDS encoding ABC transporter ATP-binding protein → MQTSSTPVLSARGLVKSFGGIKAVNHAAIEVPAGSITGLIGPNGAGKTTLFNLLSNFIQPDQGQVLFDGEAIESLQPHEIAQRGMIRTFQVARVLSRLSVLENMLLAAQKQTGENFLNTWLLAGQIRKEERENRDRAMEILESVGLATKANDYAGALSGGQRKLLEIARALMTRPRLVLLDEPAAGVNPTLIQQICEYIQYWNRQGLTFLIIEHNMDVIMSLCDRVWVLAEGTNLADGSPAEIQSNSKVLEAYLGQ, encoded by the coding sequence ATGCAGACTTCAAGTACTCCTGTCCTTTCTGCACGTGGATTGGTCAAAAGCTTTGGTGGAATTAAAGCGGTCAATCATGCGGCGATCGAGGTTCCCGCTGGAAGTATTACAGGCTTGATTGGACCGAATGGAGCCGGAAAAACAACGCTGTTTAACTTACTGTCGAATTTCATTCAGCCCGATCAAGGGCAAGTTCTATTCGATGGAGAGGCGATCGAATCACTGCAACCGCACGAAATTGCTCAGCGTGGCATGATTCGCACGTTTCAGGTAGCGCGAGTGTTGTCGCGGCTCTCGGTGCTCGAAAATATGCTGTTAGCGGCTCAGAAGCAAACCGGGGAGAATTTTCTTAACACCTGGTTACTAGCGGGACAGATTCGCAAAGAGGAACGTGAAAACCGCGATCGAGCGATGGAAATTCTCGAATCAGTCGGCTTAGCGACGAAAGCAAATGACTATGCAGGCGCACTTTCTGGGGGACAGCGGAAGCTTTTGGAAATTGCGCGAGCGTTGATGACGCGTCCGAGGCTTGTGTTACTCGATGAACCTGCGGCAGGAGTGAATCCAACGTTGATTCAGCAAATCTGTGAGTACATCCAGTACTGGAATCGGCAAGGATTAACGTTCTTGATTATTGAGCACAATATGGATGTGATTATGTCCTTGTGCGATCGCGTTTGGGTGTTGGCAGAAGGAACCAATCTTGCAGATGGAAGTCCTGCTGAGATTCAATCCAATTCAAAGGTACTAGAGGCTTATTTGGGACAGTAA